In Drosophila yakuba strain Tai18E2 chromosome X, Prin_Dyak_Tai18E2_2.1, whole genome shotgun sequence, a single genomic region encodes these proteins:
- the LOC26535630 gene encoding nuclear envelope phosphatase-regulatory subunit 1 homolog — translation MEDPEKEDLLAFERRLAEVVNTEKRSSFRWRLVLGAIFACSAISACHWVRYAKESESVVFQILSSHSAFAFSLATICLLILYGFNHAVKQDPTILRDTREMLSPFRLNIDNQGRLILVPPQTE, via the coding sequence ATGGAGGATCCAGAAAAGGAGGACCTGCTGGCCTTCGAGCGTCGGCTGGCTGAGGTGGTAAACACCGAGAAACGGAGCTCATTCCGCTGGCGCCTTGTGCTGGGTGCCATCTTCGCCTGTTCGGCGATCAGCGCCTGCCATTGGGTTCGGTATGCCAAGGAAAGCGAGTCGGTGGTGTTCCAAATCCTGTCCAGTCACAGCGCCTTTGCCTTCTCCCTGGCAACCATCTGCCTGCTAATCTTGTATGGATTCAATCACGCCGTTAAGCAGGACCCCACCATTCTTCGTGACACCAGAGAAATGCTGTCTCCGTTCCGTCTCAACATTGATAACCAGGGACGTCTTATCCTAGTTCCACCGCAGACAGAATAG